A single Vigna radiata var. radiata cultivar VC1973A chromosome 8, Vradiata_ver6, whole genome shotgun sequence DNA region contains:
- the LOC106770827 gene encoding dihydroorotate dehydrogenase (quinone), mitochondrial → MAAWSSRKLLRDVILKRVVPNQLSAVRCFSSAPQSAPKIGHYSKKGRLWTGATIGLLIAGGAYVSTVDEATFCGWLFSATKLVNPFFALLDPEFAHNLGVSAAARGWVPREKRPDVPILGLEVWGRKFSNPVGLAAGFDKNAEAVDGLLALGFGFVEVGSVTPVPQDGNPKPRIFRLRNEGAVINRCGFNSEGIVAVAKRLGAQHGKRKLDETSSTSPSSNNEVKQGGKAGPGILGVNLGKNKTSEDAAADYVQGVHTLSQYADYLVINVSSPNTPGLRMLQGRKQLKDLVKKVQAARDEMQWGEEGPPPLLVKIAPDLSKEDLEDIAAVALALHLDGLIVSNTTISRPDPVSKSPLASETGGLSGKPLFTLSTEILKEMYILTRGKIPLIGCGGISSGEDAYKKIRAGATLVQLYTAFAYGGPALIPQIKAELAACLERDGFKSILDAVGADCR, encoded by the exons ATGGCCGCATGGTCTTCTAGAAAGTTGCTGAGAGATGTTATTCTCAAAAGGGTAGTTCCGAACCAGCTTTCCGCCGTCAGATGTTTTTCTTCTGCGCCTCAAAGTGCTCCCAAGATCGGTCACTATTCCAAGAAG GGAAGGTTGTGGACGGGAGCTACCATAGGTCTACTTATAGCTGGTGGAGCTTACGTGAGTACTGTGGATGAAGCTACTTTCTG TGGATGGTTATTCTCCGCAACAAAACTCGTGAATCCTTTTTTCGCATTGTTGGATCCTGAGTTTGCCCACAACTTGGGTGTCTCAGCTGCAGCTCGTGGTTGGGTTCCGAGGGAGAAGAGGCCCGACGTACCAATCTTAGGGCTAGAAGTTTGGGGAAGAAAATTCTCCAACCCAGTAGGCCTTGCTGCAGGTTTTGATAAAAACGCTGAGGCTGTTGATGGTTTGCTTGCTTTGGGTTTTGGCTTTGTGGAGGTAGGCTCTGTTACTCCTGTTCCCCAGGATGGCAATCCTAAACCTCGGATCTTTAGGTTGCGAAACGAAGG TGCTGTAATAAATAGATGTGGCTTTAACAGTGAGGGAATTGTTGCTGTTGCAAAGAGGTTGGGCGCTCAGCACGGTAAGAGGAAACTAGATGAAACTTCAAGCACTTCACCTTCTTCCAACAATGAAGTCAAACAAGGTGGAAAAGCTGGCCCTGGCATCCTTGGTGTCAATCTTGGAAAGAACAAGACAAGTGAAGATGCTGCAGCGGACTATGTTCAAGGAGTTCATACATTGTCTCAATATGCTGATTATTTG GTAATTAATGTTTCATCGCCCAATACCCCTGGTTTGCGCATGCTTCAAGGAAGAAAGCAACTAAAGGACCTTGTTAAGAAG GTTCAGGCTGCTCGTGATGAAATGCAGTGGGGTGAGGAGGGCCCACCTCCATTGCTGGTAAAAATTGCGCCAGATTTGTCAAAAGAAGACCTTGAAGATATTGCTGCA GTTGCCTTGGCTCTTCACTTGGATGGGCTG ATTGTATCAAACACAACCATTTCAAGACCAGATCCTGTCAGTAAAAGTCCATTGGCTTCAGAAACTGGTGGCTTGAGTGGGAAGCCTCTCTTCACTCTCTCTACCGAAATCTTGAAGGAGATGTATATCTTGACAAGG GGCAAGATTCCTTTGATTGGTTGTGGCGGCATTAGCAG TGGGGAAGATGCATATAAGAAAATACGAGCTGGGGCAACTCTAGTTCAGCTCTATACTGCATTTGCTTATGGGGGACCTGCACTTATTCCTCAGATAAAG GCCGAATTAGCAGCATGCCTCGAAAGGGATGGTTTCAAATCCATTCTTGATGCAGTTGGTGCAGATTGTAGATGA